One part of the [Synechococcus] sp. NIES-970 genome encodes these proteins:
- a CDS encoding hydrolase, alpha/beta fold family domain protein has protein sequence MTVISPTDPQTDYTWQWRGFAINYRQWGTQGPPILLVHGFGASVGHWRKNLPVLGEHYRCYAIDLLGFGKSAKPQPKLEADYTFDTWAAQVQAFCAEVIGEPAFLIGNSIGCVVVMQAAVSYPDWVKGIVALNFSLRLFHERNLLKAPFYQRWGVPVFQKMLTQTPLGSLFFKQLAQPKMVRNVLGQAYTDKSAITDELVEMILAPAKDPGAAAVFLAFTSYSQGPLPDDLLPQLTCPTAVAWGTADPWEPITLGRALVEQYPQIEFQSFENVGHCPQDEAPDLVNDYLLDWLSRQQSPGG, from the coding sequence ATGACCGTTATTTCTCCGACCGACCCCCAAACCGACTACACCTGGCAATGGCGAGGCTTTGCGATCAACTATCGTCAATGGGGAACCCAGGGGCCACCCATTCTACTCGTACATGGTTTTGGGGCATCGGTGGGCCATTGGCGCAAAAATTTGCCTGTCCTCGGGGAACATTACCGTTGCTATGCGATCGACCTTTTGGGCTTCGGAAAATCAGCTAAACCCCAGCCAAAACTGGAGGCAGACTATACCTTTGATACCTGGGCAGCCCAAGTTCAGGCATTTTGCGCTGAGGTGATTGGAGAGCCAGCCTTTCTAATTGGTAATTCCATCGGCTGTGTGGTGGTGATGCAAGCGGCAGTCTCCTATCCCGATTGGGTCAAAGGGATTGTTGCTTTGAATTTTTCCCTGCGTCTATTCCACGAGCGTAATTTACTCAAAGCTCCTTTTTATCAGCGTTGGGGTGTGCCAGTCTTTCAAAAAATGCTCACCCAAACGCCCCTTGGCTCCCTTTTCTTCAAGCAATTAGCCCAGCCGAAAATGGTCCGTAACGTCCTGGGCCAGGCCTATACCGACAAAAGCGCGATTACCGATGAACTGGTAGAGATGATTTTGGCCCCAGCGAAAGATCCAGGCGCCGCCGCTGTTTTCCTCGCCTTCACGAGCTACTCCCAGGGGCCACTACCGGATGACCTCCTACCCCAATTGACCTGTCCAACGGCGGTGGCTTGGGGCACAGCAGATCCCTGGGAGCCGATCACCCTAGGGCGTGCCCTCGTGGAACAGTATCCTCAGATTGAGTTTCAGTCCTTTGAAAATGTTGGCCATTGTCCCCAGGATGAAGCCCCGGATCTTGTTAACGATTATTTGCTCGATTGGTTGAGTCGGCAACAGTCCCCAGGGGGCTAA